The Oryza brachyantha chromosome 7, ObraRS2, whole genome shotgun sequence genomic interval ATACACCTGTGAGAGAGGATGGAGTTGAGGGACAGCCTATTTCTGCTTCAACAGAACCAATCGCAGTTGGTATAGTCAAATCACCTACCTTGTTATTTCCTACGAACATTCTACTGTTATTgcatctctttttttcccttatgGTGCTCTGGGGTAGCGCTTAGTGATGCAATTTACCTTTGGCCTCTTCAGTTTAGGGATTTTGGCATGTCCTATTTGAACACGCACTACTTTCTGTGAAAgtgactatttatttattattgagTTTAATCTTCAGAGCATTAAGGTTGTCAGCCTGGTCTACTAACCGCTTGGCTTGTATTATGCAGAGCCTGAAATTTATAAGGAGGTGAAGCAGAAGCTCGATGAGGGATCTGTCAAGTTTGAGGTAATATTCATTTCAATACTGATGATTAGTTCCTTTTAGGTGGTATAGACTGGAGAACATAGTGCATGGATAGCTGAGCTTATTATTTGCCAAACTATGGAGAGCATATTTGTTTCCTCTTTGCACTGCTAATGTTTTCAAGTTTGAGTGCTGGGGACTCACCAGTAACTGTCTCGAGCACAATAATGTTTCTGCTTGGGCTTTAGTTATTGTCTAAAATAGTTGGGCTACCTTTACAGTAACTCTTTTCATTGTTATCCTCACAAAAATTAATGCTTTGTTGAGTAACAATTGCATAAAATTTGCATTGAACAGGTCTTGTGTGACAAGGACAGAACACCAAAGAAGGTATTGTTCctactttaatatttttctttaatcatGGTTTGCTAGGATAATAAGCATTAAaagttgcatttttttttcttttttgaaaacaaacaaCTTACCAGGCACAAGTAATGGGACATTTGGAGCgaagaattttagaagttaacAGGAAGAGGATCAAAGTTGTAAAGCCTGGATCCAAGGCATCATTCCCAACTACAGAAGTGCGAGGAACATATGTTCCACCCTTCCATGTAAGTTCTTGCACAAACTGGTCAAACAATCCTTTTTTTAGAATGTATAGTCCCTGTCCTAGCACATTTATAATTAAGAGTAACTGTTAACTGAATCTTGCAGGTTGAGCTATATCGCAACGATCAGCACCGCTTCAAGATTGTTGTCGATGGCGATAATGAGGTTGACTTGATGGTGCAAACTCGGCACATGCGAGATGTCATTATTCTGGTGATCAGAGGTCTTGCCCAAAAGTTCAACAGCACTTCTCTCAACTCACTCCTCAAGATAGAAGCATGAAAATTGAGCTGCCGACCTCGTATAACTTACAGTGTGAAACCAATTAGAAAATGTTCTTCAAGATTGGTTCAAGTTAGTTTAGAGGATGTGTAATATTTGTAGGATTCGGAGCGTGGCAGCTTGTGTGTATGGGTGTgttgagggttttttttttttttttctcaaatcaGGAGCTGGTTCTTCTTCTGACCTTGGTTTCCATACTCATGAAATGTACATAGGAAAATAGCGCTGGTGATATGGTGTTGCGTTAATATACAACTTGTGTATGCAATTCCATATTAGGCTATATTATTGATTGGATTGATTTCTGGCTTTCACTTGTAGTATTGCCATGATGTAGGTCTACCCTCTACAGCAGTGAAATACGTCACCACATTGtaaattcatctttttttatgcAAGCAAAGCAATGCTTTCTTATGGAGTGAAAGAAAGCATCCTTGGTAATTCAGGCTTCTGGTTGTTGATTTTGCAGTTTCATCATGACCACTTGCACATTGCATCAGCAAAGCAACAACTCGTATGTAACTTAACAATATTACACTACAGCGACAGCATGAATGTATTGGacatacttcctccatccctATTTACTTGTCATTGCTGGTCCTTTATGTTTTAACTTTGTCcgttcaaaattttcaattgacaaaattacaattttaagcataattttaagataaatttgaagtatttataattctttttgcaaaaagaacgAGTGGTGAAAAGAGAGTAGCATCCGGTGACAAGTATTTTGAAACCCGAGGGAGTAAAATACAAGCAATTTATTCCAGCCTACAGTGACAGTAAATCCAGTTCATCATCTTTTTTCCCCTGTGGTTGAAAATACCAATAtatccctttttttttactgcatCACTTAATCTCCTTTCCTCTTTTATTACACAACATCCACCAGGTCACCAAACAACAACAaagcattgcattgcatgccaCGCTGGCAGTGAGTGTGAGAGTATCTTATCCAGACTGGCAGGCTTCTAACCAGGCGGCGCCACATCAGCAGCGAGGATCTGTAACCTATCCATGAGTGGCCACTGCAGTCCACAAGCTCCCCCTGTGGCTCCCATCCCacatctcctctctctctccacgaATTAAAGCCCCACTCTATCACTACCATGGTTGGCACTTGGACCGACATATTTTCATAGCTTCAATTATTCAGagcagcatcatcatcatcatcaaggaAGGATTTGCAGCCATGGCTTCCCagctctccgccgccacctccatgCCACAGCTCCATGGCCTCCGGAGCTACTCCTCTCCAAGGTCCATGGTCAGTTCTTCCATCAGCTACGTCCTTCCGGCAATCTGCACCAACTAATATATGCAACTAACCATCATGATCACTGGTTAATTGATTGGTTGTTCATATATAGGTGATGCTGCCATCGATGAGGATGAGCAAGAAGAGGTCCCAGGGCATCCGGTGCGACTTCATCGGCTCAGAGACCAACCTGGTAAGAAGACATACACTCTTCTCTTTGGCAAAGTGACAGTGTTCCATTGGCAAAGTTCCATTGTTTCGCGAAACCGCAttctgcaaaagaaaaataatttacggataaacttttttatatatatttgtgtttcCACAGTGACTCGAAGCAAAAACGGTAAATAAAccgcaaaattaaaattaaaatttaaaatttaaagtttagctTAGAAGAtgttgtgagttgtgactgCAAAAACATGAGCTTGATTAATATTAATTGGTTTAATATGATGGTGCATGAAGATcatggtgacgacgacgacgctgaTGCTGTTCGCGGGGAGGTTCGGGCTGGCGCCGTCGGCGAACaggaaggcgacggcggggctgAAGCTGGAGGCGCGCGACTCCGGCCTGCAGACCGGCGACCCCGCCGGGTTCACGCTCGCCGACACGCTGGCCTGCGGCGTCGTCGGCCACATCATGGGCGTCGGCATCGTCCTCGGCCTCAAGAACATCGGCGTGCTCGACAAGATCATCGGCTAAATCATTTCATTAAGCTAGGACGACaccagttaattaattactatatcTGTAATCTGATGATCATGGTGCGTGTCTTTGTGCCATCGGCGATGTAAATTTGTGCGTGGAATCAATGCATATCTAGCTTAATCTTGTTGCTGTCAACCAATGGTTTTGTTTGGTTCTGATTCAGACAACGAACAGTAATGCCCCGTGGTTAAGATTGATGTGTTATGCATcgcttgttttttaaattctatacGTTGTTATTTCGttcgtaattaattaaaaattaaacctttTGTTCTCGAGTcgcttgttttttaaattctatacGTTGTTATTTCGTTCGGAGTTAATTAAAAATGAAACCTTTTGTTCTCTCCAGGTTTGTCAATTTTGTGCATCTCTATGCATTTATTTTGTACCTTCGGGGTCCTGTATATATGCTATGCCTTTTTGCAATTGCAAAATTGCATAATTAAGCTTTCACATAGACTCGATTATCttatttcctttcttttcgCTGAGCAAATCTTGATTACTTCGGGACCGCAGATAAGAAAGGAAAGAGGACATCATCCAAAGTTCCACTAGAGTTCGAACTCCATCTTACCACCAATTGAATCTGAACCATTGAGTAATTAAGGATAGTTTTGGCCAAATGTGAATGTCTAAATAAGGAAACAGCTGGCCACCAATTATCAACATGATAATAAATAGGAGCAGcaaaatgagaaaaacaaaGTACTTCAAATAAAGGGAGGAGTCAGAATTGGAATGACATTCAGCAGTGACCCAAGACGGATCCTAATGACTGGGCGTCAGTATCAAATTAACCCAAGTACTTTCATGCCAAAAAGAATATCAATCCATACAAAAACTCGATACACCAAGAACAGTGTCATTGGGAAATCACAACATTGAgaacaaaaaatgattaacAGCTAAGAACACCAAGAAAAGCAGATCAAgaattagagaaaaataacatGAAGACCGACAGAGACTGCTACACTGAGGCGTAACGAGAGCAGTTCAGATCTGGACACTATCAATCAGCAGAAATATATGTAACTGTGTCATCTGGTCATGATAATAACATCATCAGGTCTCCACGCCCCAAACTCACAAGAATCAAATGGAACAAAATAGGACACGCCAATGAATTACAGTTAAAGAATTGATCGATTAGCTAGCagtgaaaagagaaaaatgtttTCAGAAACTGAAGAAACCAAGAACATTAACTTACACAAACCAAAACTTCATTAGATTTCTGCATATTCAGAAAACTGAAATGCTGCATGTTTGGAAGTAGATGAAGAGGATGCCATTATTTATTCAGGAGAACAGATCGAGAAGGCACTGGCCAACTGCCGGGCTTTCGAGGAGGAGGGACACGTGGATGGCATTAGCACCCCATGATCGCAGATCAACGGCCAGGATCGACGCACCTCAGCTCCCATTAATTGATGCCTTCTCGAGCTCTCAAGATGTCTAAAAGTGTTATGACACGACTAGTCACCCGGTATTAAGACACTTACTCCACTTTTTAAATATCTGACATGTTTAACTATTACTTCCGCCGTTTTTAATTCACACTGACTATTCATCTaatgtaaaaatattatataaatatagcaaATTATAAGCATGCTTAAAGTATCTTTAATagcaaaataaatcataaaaaaataattagtaattagtaattatgtataatttttcataagacaaatgatcaaccACAAATATCAAAAGTCCAAGTGCcaggtaaaaaaatacaaatgcGGATGTAGTATTGTTTTTATGTTGACCATTAAGTATGCTTAAATAGTTAAACTATGTTAAACGAAAGTACGATGCTTATATTTAGGATGTAATGAATTATTATGTATGGTGCTTTTTAGCATTTGTAAATCTTCTGTAACATGGTCAAACTGTCGAAGTTTCAATATAAATAGTGCCCAGTAACACTTATATTCGAAAACGAATAAAGTATTAGGGATTTTAGGGACCAGTTTTCACATTAGAAAATCCTTTAAAAAGTTTGTTTCCCCTTAAAACGTGTATTATTTCAAGTATAACTAGTGGCATTTTACTTTACAATAGGACTATAGAGTGGGAAGAATTATGCCTTCCAAGTGAGATATAATGGCAAAAATACAAAGGTTAGAGGGCTTAATTGCAGTTAAACGCTTACAGTTTGgtagtaattaaaaatcagaaaattgaattttacaaTGCTTATGGAGACCCATGATTGGGATTTGGTGGAGCAaagttagaaataaaaaagacgTGATGATGACCAGGACGTGGCATTACGACTGCAGAAGAGGTCTCGAGCCTAATCACAAAGCAGCATCAAAGATTTTAATGTAACCGTGAATGCAGAATCTGACTGATATTATAAAGTAAAGCAAAGGGGTGAGGACGAAACAGTTCAGGGCATATCTGCAATGGAAAATTATCTCCAGGGGCTTaacaagttaaaaaatttcagtgtaattCCATCCTAGAAGGACGAGAACGCGAGGAAAACATTACCGTAAGGGGCAAAAAGAGAGAACCGAGGGTATAACTGTGATGAAAATTTATGGATGCCAGGGACCTGGACagaattatcaaaaaaatttgaaccaTTTCTCGATTTGTGCGTGTCATCCTTGCGCAGGGCCATGTCGTTCCAATTTTATCGGGTGTCTCCGAAAAGACAACCCGGTTGGAGCGGGCGGATATATAAGCTGGTGTAAGCTCAGTCGAATTTTCGAGGTGGTACTAAAAGCTAGCGCGCGCGTGATGTTCGGGCCGTCCAGATCTCATCCTATGGACCAGATCGGATCCCCAGTACCACGCGGCATCTCAGATCTTGGGCCTGTATGGGCCTCAACGTATTGGGCCGTTTCGCACGAGCAGCTGTGGTCTGTGTGGGCTGTGTTACGCTTGTGGCCTACTCAACCTCTGCAACTAAGAGCTTTTCTGAAACAAAattcaaagaattttttttggacggCAAAATTCAaagaattaaacatatattaaccCTCGACGAACTCTTGCTAACTACAATATCACTTATTACTGAGTAAACACCGCGCCTAATATATATAGTCTTCACATGATTACACGAAAAAAACTAGCACTGTTCCTTGCTTCTTACACAAGTATATATACTACAAAAGCGAACCAAATCACCACCACAATCTCTTTGGTAACTTCAGGACATACAACCATCGACTCGATTCACATTTCACACTGATTGGAGAACTCTGAGATGGAGAACGATCAGAGACGCAGCTGCGCAGATCATCCACATGCTTCCTCGCGTCAGTGCTGATGCAGCAGAAGTCCTGCACAAAATCCAGCAAATTAACGTGCCGATCACTTGCTACAAacaaggagaaagaaaaacatcTCCAGTGATGGACATGGACTGTACTTACTCGGATGCCTGGAACTTGCATGATCCGAAACCTACCAACAACGCAAAGAACAGATGAAAATTGCAATTTACACAGCTGAGCAATGCTCAAATGGGGATGAATGGTAGATTGTGCTGTTACTTGGGTCCCTCTTGATGATGGtaccggcgccgccgaagtTGCAGGCGATGTCGGAGTTGCCGTTCTGCTGGTAGAAGATGTTGAAGGCGAAGGAGGCGTGGGACAGGAGGGTGTCCGGCTGGTAGCACCGGCCGCCGGGCTGCAGCGGGGTGCAGTCGGCGCCGCCCTGGCCGCACGCCCAGTCCAGCGCGTTCTGGAGGTCCGCCTGTGACACCCCCGGCCGCGCCACGCA includes:
- the LOC102707227 gene encoding photosystem I reaction center subunit psaK, chloroplastic, with amino-acid sequence MASQLSAATSMPQLHGLRSYSSPRSMVMLPSMRMSKKRSQGIRCDFIGSETNLIMVTTTTLMLFAGRFGLAPSANRKATAGLKLEARDSGLQTGDPAGFTLADTLACGVVGHIMGVGIVLGLKNIGVLDKIIG